CGTGACCGTGGACGGGGTGAGCCTCACCCTCGTCGACGTGGGCGGCCCGGGCGGCACCCGCCCGGACTGGCCGGCCCACCACTTCAGCCTCTGGCTGATACCGCACACGTTGGCCGTCACCACCCTGGGCGAGCTGGAGCCCGGTTCGCGCGTGAACGTCGAGAGCGACCTCCTCGCGAAGTACGTGGAGCGCCTTCAGCTCCTGCGGGAGCGGGAACCGGCGCCGGAAGAGAGACGACATGCCTGACACGAGGGTAGCCCCGGCCGCCGCCGGCCTCGCCACCATCCCCGAGCTCCTGGAGGAGCTGCGGCGCGGTCGCCCCGTCATCGTGGTCGACGACGAGGACCGCGAGAACGAGGGCGACCTCGTCCTCCCCGCGCAGAGCGCCACCACCGAGCAGGTGGCGTTCATGATCCGCCACACGGGCGGGGTCGTGTGCCTGGCCCTCACCGAGGCGGCCGCCGACCGGCTCGACCTGCCGCCCATGGTGCGGCACAACACCGCCAGGCGCGGCACCGCCTTCACCGTGACCATCGAGGCCAAGGAGGGCGTCAGCACCGGCATCAGCGCCCGCGACCGCGCCCTGACCCTCCGCACGGCGGCGGCGCCGGGCGCGAGCGCGGACGACCTCGCCCGCCCCGGCCACGTCTTCCCGCTGCGCGCCAGGGACGGCGGCGTGCTGCGCCGCGCCGGCCACACGGAGGCCGGCGTCGACCTGTGCCGCCTGGCCGGTCTCGAGCCCGCCGCGGCCATCTCCGAGCTGATGGCCGACGACGGCAGCATGCTCAGGCTCCCCGCCATCCGGGAGTTCGCCGCGGCGCACGGCCTGAAGGTCGGCACCATCGCCGACCTGATCGCCTACCGCCTGCGGGCCGACGCCTTCGTGCGCCGCGTCACGAGCAGCGCGCTCCCCACCGCCTACGGGGAGTTCACCGTGCACGGTTACGTCGACGAGCTCACGGGCGCCGAGCACGTCGCCCTCACGTTGGGCGACGTCGCCGCCGCCACCGCCTTGGAGGACGGCGTGCTGGTGCGGGTGCATTCGGAGTGCCTCACGGGCGACGCCCTCCACAGCCTGCGCTGCGACTGCGGCGCCCAGCGCGACGCGGCCATGGCCGCCATCGCCGCCGAGGGGCGCGGCGTCTTCGTCTACCTCAGGCAGGAGGGGCGCGGCATCGGGCTCCTCAACAAGCTCCGCGCCTACCACCTGCAGGACGAGGGGTACGACACGGTGGAGGCGAACGTGCACCTCGGCCTGCCCGTCGACGACCGCGACTACGGCGTGGGCGCGCAGATCCTGGCCGACCTGGGCGTGCGCCGCATGCGGCTCCTCACCAACAACCCGCGCAAGCTCGCGGCGCTGGCGGGTTTCGGGCTCGAGCCGGTGGCGCGGGTGCCGCTGCACGTGGGCCGGAACCCGTACAACGAGCGCTACCTGCACACCAAGGAGGTGAAACTGGGCCACTTCGCCGACCGGCCGGAGTGACGTGCCGGCCGGAGTGACGTGCCGGCCGCCCTGACGTGCCGACCGCCCGGCGCGGCCCGGCACAGGCGCCCGGCGCGGCCCGGCACCGCTGCCCGGCGCGACTCAGCGCCGCCTGCGCGCGGCGGCCGAGGGGAGGAGCGAGACGCATGGCGCTTTACAGGGACCGCACCCACGCCGGTGAGCGCTTGGCCGCCGCCATGGCGGGCCTGGGCGGGGAGGGCGTGGTCGTGGTGGCGCTCCCCCGCGGCGGCGTGCCCGTGGCCGCGGTGGTGGCCAGGGAGCTGGGAGCCCCTCTCGACGTGCTGCCGGTGCGCAAGGTCGGTCACCCGCACCAGCCCGAGCTGGCGCTCGGGGCGCTGGCCCTGGGAGGGCGGGTGGTGCGTAACGAGGAGGTGCTGGCCCGGTCGCGGGCGGCGGAAGGGTGGTTCGAGCGCCAGGCGGCGCTGGAGCGCCGCGAGCTGGAGCGGCGCGCGGTGACCTACCGCGGCAGCGCCGCGCCGCCCGACCTGACGGGCAAGGAGGTGCTACTGGTTGACGACGGCCTCGCCACGGGCGCCACCATGCGAGCTGCCGTGGCCGCGGCGCGCGACCTGGGGGCCCGCCGCGTGGTCGTGGCCGTGCCGGTGGGGGCGCCCTCCACCGTCGCGCAGCTCAGGGCGGAGGCCGACGCCGTCGTGTGCGTCTTCGAGCCGCAGACGCTTTCCAGCGTGGGCGAGTGGTACGACGACTTCGCTCAGACGACCGACGCCGAGGTGCTCGCCATCCTGGCCGAGCGGGCGCCATAGGCGGGGTCGCTCTAGGCGGCCGTCCTAGGCGGGCTCGCCGGAGGCGCGCCCCTCCAGCGCCTCGACGCGCCGCTCGAGCGCCTCGACGCGCCGAAGCAGCACCGCCAGCGGCGAGCCGCCGGTCGCGGCCGCCGCACCGGTCCCGCCAGGTGCGGCACCATGGTCGCCGCCTGCCGCCGCGCCGCCGTGACGCACGCGGGGCTGCATGCGCTCCTCGTCCGCGCCCAGCTTGTGGGTCCAGCGGTCCTGGCTCTGGCCCGGGCCGCGGCCGAGGTTCGCCGCCAGCGGGACGGAGCGGCCGGCCAGGCCGTCGAGGACGCGCTCGACGTCCGCCACGTCGGCGAAGGCGACGTAGCGCTCCGTGCGCGTGCGCAGCTCGCCGGGCGTCTGGGGGCCACGCAGCATGAGGACGCCGAGCAGCGCGATCTCCTTGTCGTTCACCGACCAGGCCTGCGCGATCTTGTGGCGGTGCTTGGGGACGCGGTCGCTGACCTCCTGCGTCGTCGCGGCGAGTCCCTTGTCGCGGAGGCGCTGCAGGGCGTCCTGCACGTCCTGCAGGTGGTAGTCGGTGACGGGGTCGCGGCTGGTCTTCTGGTTGCAGGCGGTGACGAGCGCCTGCATCGTGAGGGGGTAACCGTCCGGCGTCGTGCGCTCCTTCTCAACGAGGGAGCCCAGTACGCGCAGCTCGATGTCGGTGAGGGCCATGCGGGCCAGGATATTACGCGTGCGGCCGGCCCGGCCCAAGCCCCGGTGCGATAGCCTGGCGCCGTGCCCATCCGTGACGAACTGATCGAACGAACCATCCAACAGCTGGCCGCCCTCATGGCCAAGCTCATCGGCGCGCGCTTCGGCGTGCTCGAGGCGGCGCGCGTCGACCTGGGAGCCGCCGAGCGCGAGCTCGAGGGGCTCTACCTCGCCAACCTGGGCACGAGCCGCGGCCTCGTGCACCGCCTGGGCCTCGAGGACCTGATCGGGGTCCTGAGCACGGCCGGCTACGTCGACGCCGAGCGGGCGTACCTCCTGGGCGCCCTCCTCAGCGTCGACGCGGAGGTGGCGGTGGCGGCGGGCGCCGACGCGGACGACCCGGAGGTCGTGGGGCTCCGCTCCGCCGCGCTGGCGGCGCTGCTCGAGGCGGGAGCCGAGAACCTGGGCGAGGCGGACCTCGGCGCGCGCGTGGCGGCCCTCCTGGCCGAGGTGCCCGCCGAGGCGCTGCCGCCCAGCACCTTCGAGCGGCGCTTCCGGTACGAGTTCGCGGGCAAGCGTTACGCGCTAGCCGAGGACGCCCTGTTCGCCTGGCTCGAGCGCTCGCGCGGGACGGCCGAGCGCCTGGAGGTGGCCGCCACGGCCAGCGCCTTCTACGACGCGCTGGAGGGGAAGTCGGACGAGGAGCTCGCCGCCGGGGACTTCGAGCGCGGCGACGTCGCCCTCGGCAGGGCCGACTTCGCCGCGCGGTTCGCCTGAGCGGCNNNNNNNNNNNNNNNNNNNNNNNNNNNNNNNNNNNNNNNNNNNNNNNNNNNNNNNNNNNNNNNNNNNNNNNNNNNNNNNNNNNNNNNNNNNNNNNNNNNNGGCACCACGCGCACCCAGCTGACGCGCAGCCCATCCATCTCCTCCACCTCGAGGCTGTAGCCGTGCCAGGCGGTCTCGTCCGCCGCCTGCGGCACGCGCCCGAGCCGGTCCGCGAGCAGGCCGCCCACCGTCTGGTAGCCGCTCCCCTCCGGTACCACGTCGTCGTCGAGGCCGAGCAGGTCGACGAAGTCGTCGACGTGCATGGAGCCCTGCACGCGCCAGCGCCGCGGCCCCAACTCCACGACCTCGGGCGCGCCCTCCTCGCCGGGCGGGAGGATGTCGCCCACGAGCTCCTCAAGGATGTCGGCGAGCGTGGCTATCCCCTCCACGCCGCCGTACTCGTCGAGCACGACGGCGAAGTGGGTGCGCGACTCCCTGAAGCTGTTGAGAAGCGAGAGTATGGGCAGCGTCTCGGGCACCATCAGCGGCTTGCGCAGCATGCCTGCCAGCGCGAACGGGTCGTCCGCCAGCTCCGCGACGAGCAGGTCCTGCAGCGCCACGAAGCCGACGACGTTGTCGAGCTCACCGTCGCACACGAGGTAGCGCCCGTGCGGTTCCGCCTTGATGCGCTCGAGGACCTCGACGCGGCTCGCCGCAAGGTCGAACCACGACACGTCGTGACGCGGCGTCATGATGGCGTTCGCCTTCCGTTCACCCAGCCAGAAGGCGTTCTCGATGATCTCCTGCTCGGCGGGTTCGATCACGCCCGCTCGCAGCCCCTGCGCGATCATCATGTCGATGTCCTCCTCGCTGATGACCTCGGCCGCGCTGGGCTTGACGCGCAGGAGGCGCAGCAGCCCGTTGGTGGAGGCGCCGAGGAAGGCGACGAGGGGGCGGGCGAGGCGCGACAGGCCCATCATGAAGCCGCCAAGCGCCATGGCGATGCGTTCCGGCTCGTTCAAGCCGATGCGCTTGGGCACGAGCTCGCCGACCACCAGCGAGACGTAGGTGATGAGCACGACCACGGCGCCGAACGCCAGCGGGTCGGCGACGCCGTGCAGGAAGGGGACGCCGCGCAGGAGGTCCGCCAGGGGGCCGGAGAGGGTGGCGCCACCGAACGCCCCGGAGAAGACCCCGACGAGCGTTATGCCGATCTGCGTCGTCGACAGGAACGTGTTCGGGTTCTCGGCCAGGGCGAGGGCGCGGACCGCCGCCGGCAGGCCGGCCTCGGCCTTCTGCTGCAGCCTGAGCCTGTTGGCCGACACGATGGCGATCTCGGCCATGGCGAAGAGACCGTTCACGACGATGAGGAGCAGGACGATGACCACGTTCATGC
The genomic region above belongs to Trueperaceae bacterium and contains:
- a CDS encoding YceH family protein, which encodes MALTDIELRVLGSLVEKERTTPDGYPLTMQALVTACNQKTSRDPVTDYHLQDVQDALQRLRDKGLAATTQEVSDRVPKHRHKIAQAWSVNDKEIALLGVLMLRGPQTPGELRTRTERYVAFADVADVERVLDGLAGRSVPLAANLGRGPGQSQDRWTHKLGADEERMQPRVRHGGAAAGGDHGAAPGGTGAAAATGGSPLAVLLRRVEALERRVEALEGRASGEPA
- a CDS encoding HlyC/CorC family transporter, with protein sequence MNVVIVLLLIVVNGLFAMAEIAIVSANRLRLQQKAEAGLPAAVRALALAENPNTFLSTTQIGITLVGVFSGAFGGATLSGPLADLLRGVPFLHGVADPLAFGAVVVLITYVSLVVGELVPKRIGLNEPERIAMALGGFMMGLSRLARPLVAFLGASTNGLLRLLRVKPSAAEVISEEDIDMMIAQGLRAGVIEPAEQEIIENAFWLGERKANAIMTPRHDVSWFDLAASRVEVLERIKAEPHGRYLVCDGELDNVVGFVALQDLLVAELADDPFALAGMLRKPLMVPETLPILSLLNSFRESRTHFAVVLDEYGGVEGIATLADILEELVGDILPPGEEGAPEVVELGPRRWRVQGSMHVDDFVDLLGLDDDVVPEGSGYQTVGGLLADRLGRVPQAADETAWHGYSLEVEEMDGLRVSWVRVVP
- a CDS encoding bifunctional 3,4-dihydroxy-2-butanone-4-phosphate synthase/GTP cyclohydrolase II — translated: MPDTRVAPAAAGLATIPELLEELRRGRPVIVVDDEDRENEGDLVLPAQSATTEQVAFMIRHTGGVVCLALTEAAADRLDLPPMVRHNTARRGTAFTVTIEAKEGVSTGISARDRALTLRTAAAPGASADDLARPGHVFPLRARDGGVLRRAGHTEAGVDLCRLAGLEPAAAISELMADDGSMLRLPAIREFAAAHGLKVGTIADLIAYRLRADAFVRRVTSSALPTAYGEFTVHGYVDELTGAEHVALTLGDVAAATALEDGVLVRVHSECLTGDALHSLRCDCGAQRDAAMAAIAAEGRGVFVYLRQEGRGIGLLNKLRAYHLQDEGYDTVEANVHLGLPVDDRDYGVGAQILADLGVRRMRLLTNNPRKLAALAGFGLEPVARVPLHVGRNPYNERYLHTKEVKLGHFADRPE
- a CDS encoding phosphoribosyltransferase, which encodes MALYRDRTHAGERLAAAMAGLGGEGVVVVALPRGGVPVAAVVARELGAPLDVLPVRKVGHPHQPELALGALALGGRVVRNEEVLARSRAAEGWFERQAALERRELERRAVTYRGSAAPPDLTGKEVLLVDDGLATGATMRAAVAAARDLGARRVVVAVPVGAPSTVAQLRAEADAVVCVFEPQTLSSVGEWYDDFAQTTDAEVLAILAERAP